CTCATATTTTATTTTTTAAGGGTCACAAATATCAACTGATTATTGATGTATTGCAAACATTATCGTTTCTTTTTTTGATCTGGAAAACGCATTCTATAATCTACATTTATCTTTCCTTTAGAGATATTAGTAAGCCTTCCCTTAATTAGTTTTTTCTTTAAACTTGATAGTTTATCCGTAAATAAAACACCTTCAATATGATCATACTCATGCTGAATAACACGAGCTACTAACCCATCGAAGGATTCCTTTTGTGGCTGAAAGTTTTCATCCAAATACTCTATAATAATATTAGGTTTTCTAAAAACATCTTCTCTAACATCTGGGATACTTAAGCACCCTTCATTAAAAGCCCATTCATCTCCCGATTCCTCAACAATTTTAGCGTTTATGAAAACACGTTTAAAACCGTTTAATGCGTTTTGCTCGGCCTCTGTTAAATCTTCATCTTCCGAAAAAGGCGTTGTATCTATAACAAATAATCGGATAGGCAAACCTATTTGAGGTGCCGCTAAACCTACCCCATAGGCATTGTACATGGTTTCAAACATGTTCGCTAGCAAATCCTGTAAATTAGGATAATCATTTGCTATATCGGTAGCTTTCTTCTTTAAAACAGGATCGCCATAGGCTACAATAGGTAAAATCATAAGGTGCTTTATTAAGGCTTGCAAAAATACAACTCTTATTAATTATGTTATATGTTTAATAGAAATTATTCTGAAAAAATTAAGAAATATAGTCCTTATAAAAACATTTCATCAATAAAAGATTACTTTGAATGCAAATAATCTTGTAGAATAATAGTGGCACTAATTTCATCAATTAAAGCTTTATTTCGACGCTGTTTCTTTTTTAAGCCACTATCGATCATCGTTTGGAAGGCCATTTTAGAAGTAAATCGCTCATCAACGCGTTTGATAGGCATATTAGGAAAAGCTTTTTCTAATTTTTTTAAAAAAGGTACAATATAAGCCTCACTTTCAGATGCCGTATTATCCATTTGTTTGGGCTCACCAACTAAAATTAATTCCACATCTTCTTTTTTTAAATAATCTTGTAAAAAAGGTAACAGTTCTTTAGTGGGCACGGTAGTTAAACCTGATGCTATAATTTGTAAAACATCGGTTATAGCAATCCCCGTTCTTTTTGATCCGTAATCTAATGCTAAAATGCGAGCCATATTTTTTTTTACAAAAGTAGTACATAAAAAAAAGGTTACCGTAATTAGACAACCTTTTTCTATTCAATTATAACTATTGGTTCGTTTTTATGATTTATTTTTAAGCTAAGGCTTCCAAATTCATTTTAGGAAAAACTAAGCTGATATTACTAATTTTTTTCTGCCTTTTATAATAAAGTTTAATATCACTTTCTAATCGTGTTATTCTTAAATTAACTTTTAATTCGTCTAATAATATAACTTTATTTGGAGTTAGCATGTTAACAGTAATATTTCTAACCACAGAAATTTGCTGCTTCTTTTCCGTTTTCAAAGTTGAATCTGAAATTTGAGCACTGGCAACTGAACCAAAAAATAAAAATATTAAAATGAAGTAAAAATTGATTTTCATCTGCGTTTTAATTAAATGATTACTTATGATTAAAATGACTAAGGTAATATTTGCCCGTAACTAATTTTTAGATAGAGCAAACCATAAAATTTTAAATGTAATGAGACAAAAATTACCCTCGTTATAAACATCGCTAAAAGACACATTTTAACGATAAACGAAGTAAATCTAATAATTTTTTTTTAATTATACTAAATACATGTTAAGAAATTCATAATTTTTAATAAAGATTATGAATTTTTAAAAAACATCCGTATACGTTGGCTTTTTATATTAATTTGATAATTCCTTTACCGTATTTAAATCATAGCTAGTATATTTGCTCAAAATAATTTTACAATGACAGAATTACAACAAATCATAGAAAATGCTTGGAATGACAGAGCGTTATTAAGTGAAGAAAACACCATTACTTCAATAAGAAAAGTAGTAGATTTAATAGACCAAGGTGAGCTACGTGTTGCTGAACCAGTTGAAAACGGTTGGCAAGTAAACGAATGGGTTAAAAAAGCCGTAGTTTTATATTTCCCAATCCAAAAAATGGAAACTATAGAGTGTGGTCCATTAGAATTTCATGATAAAATTCCTTTAAAAACAGGTTACAAAGAAAAAGGTATTCGTGTCGTACCTCACGCTGTAGCACGTCATGGCGCTTATATTTCTTCAGGAACTATTTTAATGCCTAGTTATGTAAACATTGGTGCTTATGTAGATGAAGGTACTATGGTTGATACTTGGGCTACTGTTGGTAGTTGTGCTCAAATTGGTAAAAACGTTCATCTTTCTGGAGGTGTTGGTATTGGTGGTGTTTTAGAACCATTACAAGCTGCTCCAGTTATTATTGAAGATAACGTTTTTGTAGGATCACGTTGTATCGTGGTTGAAGGGGTTCGTGTTGAAAAAGAAGCTGTTTTAGGGGCAAACGTGGTGCTTACCATGAGTACAAAAATTATTGATGTTACCGGCGATGAACCTATTGAAATGAAAGGTCGTGTGCCTGCTCGTTCGGTAGTCATTCCTGGAAGTTATACTAAAAAATTCGCTGCAGGTGAATATCAAGTACCATGCGCTTTAATTATTGGAAAGCGTAAAGAAAGTACCGATAAGAAAACCTCACTAAACGATGCCCTTCGTGAAAACGATGTAGCTGTTTAAATGAAAATTCTTGTTATACAACAAAAAATGATTGGCGATGTGCTTGCAAGCAGTATTCTGTTTGAAGCACTTCGTCAAAAATATCCTCAAGCTCAATTACATTATATAATTAACGAGCATACCTACCCTGTTGTAGAAAACAATCCTTTTATAGATCGCTGCATTTTCTTCACTAAAACCGAAGAGAACAGTAAAAAGGCCTTATTTAAATTTGTGAAAAACATTCAATCTCAGCATTACGACATTGTAATTGATGTATACTCTAAATTTTCAAGCAACCTAATCACCTTATTTTCAAGATCTAAAATTAAAATATCCCAATACAAATCCTATTCCGCTTACCTGTACACCCATCCATTTAAAAATAAAAAAACAGCAAATACTAACGCTGGTTTAGCTATTGAAAACCGGTTACAATTATTAGAACCTATTTCAAAAGAACTTTCGAAAACCCTGATAAAACCTAAAATTTACTTAACCCCTATTGAGATTGAAACCTCCAAACAAAACCTTTTAAAAGCTAATATTAATTTAGAGAAACCGCTTTTTATGATTAGTGTTTTAGGAAGTGACATGACTAAAACATACCCTCTACTACATATGGCAAAGTTAATTGATGCCATCATGTTAAAAACCCAAGGCCAAATTTTATTTAATTACATTCCGAAACAACACACCGCAGCAAAAGCCATTTTCAACTTTTGTAAAGCTGAAACAAAACCTTATATTTATTTTAATGTCTTTGGGAAAAGTTTACGAGAATTTTTAGCCATCACTAAACATTGTACCGCTTTAATTGGTAATGAAGGAGGCGCAGTTAATATGGCAAAAGCATTGGAAATACCAACTTTTACCATATTTTCACCTTGGATAAAAAAAGAGTCTTGGAGCATGTTTGAAAATAACAGCACCAATGTATCCATCCATTTAAAGGATGTAAAACCTGAATTATTCGAAGAAAAATCAACTAAAACTTTGAAGGCAGATGCGTTAAATTTATATGAAAATTTTAGTCCCGATTTAATTATTCCTGAACTAAATAACTACTTAGAACAATTTTAGTTCGTTTTTTTAATTCCAAAATCTGTCCAAGTCTTATTTTCCTTTTTCGTTGTTGCTCTAATAGCTAAATTTTTATCAATAGATTCCTGATTTTTATAACCTCTAGGGTGGTCCAAATGTAAACAAATAGCACTATACCGTATTTGTTTAGATTTTACACCTAAATTAAATAAACGCTCGCCTAGCTCTCTGTCCTGCCCTCCATACTGCATACGCTCATCAAAACCATTAACAGCCATAATATCTTTTTTCCACCCCGAAGCATTATGCCCATTCCAACTCGCGTTAGTAGGAGTCATGGCATTAAGTAATTTACTTCGAAAACCGGATGCTGTTAGTTTATTGTTTTTAAAGGACCCTTTCAGTCCTTTAGATTTTAACCATTCAACTTTAAAACAATCTTGAGATAAAATATTTTCTTTGGTAATAACTTCAGAAATAGTCATGGGAAGCATAAAATAACCTCCAGACAAGAAAAACCCGTCTTCCCGATAATCCATATGTACTTGAACAAAATCTGCGCGAGCCATACAATCGCCATCACTCATTAAAATATAGTCTGTTGTACAAGCTAAAATGGCTTTATTTAAAATTCTAGATTTTTGAAAACCTTCGTCTTCATGCCAAACATGAATAATTGGAAATGACACTTCAGCTTTTATACGTTCCAACAAATCGAATGTTGGTTGTTTTGAGCCATCATCGGCAATTACAATTTCAAAATCTTTATAATTCTGGGCTTCATAACTCCATAAAATCTTTTCTAACCATGATTCAGAATTATAAGTACTTATAATGATTGATATATTAGGTTTTTTCATGGGTTTACTTTTTTATAACTTATTTACTAAACGTTTTTTAAAACCGATATATGGCATTAACCTCTTTTCTTATCGATATAGGATTAATATTTAAATCTAAATTGACAATATGCCCAAATAATCTATTTTATTAACATTAAAAAAGGCTTAGGTTTATCACTCATTTCAAAGGTGTAAAAGTATTTAAAAAACCACAACATTATTAGTAAAGCTTTTAATTTATTCAAATAAAAATACAATGTTTACCCAATTTAAACTATGAATTTAAACTAAAATCCTTGTTAAACTTTACAGCTTTTTAAACTTAAAAAACACTATTTTTACCGCTTTATTTTTAGATCATAAAATGATTAAACTTTCAGCACTACTTATTACTTACAACGAGGTTAAGCATATTAATGACGTTGTTAAAAACATCAGTTTTGCAGATGAAATTATTGTTGTAGATTCCTTTAGTACCGACGGTACATTTAAAAAACTATCAGCTTTACCCAATGTAACCACCATACAACGAAAATTTAAAAATTTTGCCGATCAAAGAAATTTTGCGCTTCAGCAAGCCACTAATGATTGGGTATTATTTATTGATGCCGATGAGCGCATTCCAAAAAAATTAAAAACCGAAATATTACAAACCATAAACCATCCTAACGATGTAGCTGCATTTATGGTAAAACGTCTATTTTTCTTTAAAAACAAACGCATACGTTTTAGTGGTTTTCAAACAGATACCACTTATCGTCTGTTTAAAAAAGATAAAGTAAAATACATAGAAGATAAAATTGTACATGAAATGCCGCATATTGTTGGCAAAAGTGGTCTTTTAAAAAATACGATGCTCCATTACTGTTTTGATAGTACGGCCCATTACAAATCAAAAATGCAACACTATGCCAATCTTAAGGCTCTTGAACTTTATAATAAAGGTAACAAGCCAAACTTCTACCACTTTTACATAAGACCTTGCTTTAAATTTATTATGAATTATGTGTTAAGACTTGGTTTTTTAGACGGAAAAGAAGGTTTAAACATATGTTACCTAAGCGCTTATGGCGTTTATTACAGGTATCAAGAACTAAAAAAATTAATCGACTAACTATTTCCAAAATTTTAGTTTGTTTTTTAAACGTCTTCGCTTGTGGTATTTTTCCTGAAAGGCTTCAGTATCACGCCACATTAATTTAAAGACTTTATCGTAATTTTCACCTAAACATTTCGCATATTCATCGCTCATGATTTCGACCATATATTTCTGGGTCGATAAACGTGAAAAATTTTTAATACGCGTTTCAAAATCTAATTCCTTAAAATCCATACGATTTAAATCGACTATATAAAATTTATAATCGTCGCTATTTAATTGAATTAAGGTATTACCGGGAGAGTGATCTAAAAAATGAATACCCTTTTCATGTAACTGAAACGTAAATCTAGTAAATGCTCTTAAAATAGCTTCGTAATTGGGAATATTATAATTGGTAGTTAATGCTCTATAGGTAAAGTCATAATCTAATTGCTCGCTTATATAAAAGCTTTTTTTAAATAAAAATGGTGTTTTAAATTCGTAATAAGCTATTGGCATTGGTGTTCCAACGCCTAATTCCTTAAGTTTTATTGCATATTCAAAAGACCGTTGTGCCTTACTTTTTCGAAAAAAACGGTATGCAATTTGGTTAATAATATTAGGAATTCTAAACGATTTTACATTTAAGGTTTGGCCCTCTAATTGAAATAATTTTAATGAATTTCTATCTTGATTCCCATAGTCTTCACCTAAGTTATCAAAATTAATTATGTAGTTGGTTAATTTTGTTTCAAAGGGCTGAAACAGCTTATTAATCATGTAATTCATATTGCAAAATTACTATTTGTTTTTATTGTAATATATTAAATCGATCCTTTTTTTCAACGGACTTACCATTTAATAAACCACGATTATAAACATTATTTTTAAATGGACTACCGATTATTATTAATAAAACTAAAAATCCCGATTATAAAAACCGGGATTTTAATGTTGATAATTTTATTTTTTTGATTTATAAATTTTCTAAAAAAAGAAGCAAACTAATCATATATTAATCACAATGTTCTGACGCAAAAATTTGACTAATTTTTTTATTTATACTAAGTGTTTTAATACATTGATCTGTATCGTAATCTTTCCAAAGTCTGTATGTTTTCCCATTAGAACTATGTTCTTTAACTTGACGAAAACCACGGTTTTCTAACTCAGCGTATGCACGAAGTGCATCCCAACCTTGTAAATCATTGTATTGTTTGTTTCCTGAATAATAGTGTTTATTTGACTTATAACTATGGTTGTATTTCGAATTATTACCACAATCTGCTGGCATTGTAGAGGTAACAGATTTCACCTCACGATTTCTTACACGTACCGATACACATTTTTTACGATTATTATTCCACCAGCTTTCATAGTAATCATTTCCATTTTTATCTGATTTATGCATCGTGTAACCACGTCTTCTCATTTCGCTATTTAAGTGGTTAACGTTTAAACCTACTAGGTTATTTAAATTACCACCGTGATTGTTGTGCGAATAATGATTGTTTTCTGAATAATTTCTGTTTGAAGATTTACCACAATCAGACTCTGGTGTATTTAAAACCGACTTAACAAGACCTCCGCTTACGTGTGTAGTAACACATTTACTGCGATTACTACTCCACCAAGTTTGGTAACTGTCGCTACCGCTTTTACTTGTATTGTGTAATTTATAGCCATGGTTGCGCATTTCGTTATCTAAATATCTAGCTTTCATATTTACTAAACTGCTCAAATGTTTCGAGTTACTTTGCGCTAGTAGACCAAGGGAAATAAAAAAAAGGGCTGCAGCAAACAATATGCTTTTACTAATTTTTCTCATAATTGTTGTTTTAACATTAATAAATTAATTAATTGATTTTTTTGAGTAATCAATTGAATTTACAACTTTTTTTTAAAATAATGTTAATTTTAGAGCAGATGTCATGCATTAAACCTTCAAAAACCCTAACAATTCGAGCATATGCAAAACAACTCGATAAACTGCATTTATTTAATTAAGGAAGACTTTTTAATTTAAATTAAAAACTGTTTTAACCCAATTAGAAATGTGGTATTTATTTAAAATAGCTTCATCTATTTCATGGTAAGGCGCATTTAAAAATGTAGAGGGAATCTGAATTTTATCGATCTCAATAACCAAGATGTTATTCGGGTGATAAAAATCGTAATTTACAATGGATGCATTTGTGGTAACTAACTTTTTTTGTTTACCTAAGGCTTCAAAAACTCTAAATGATAGACCATCTTGTTTTGGACGCTGCAAATCTAAAATCATTTTGGAAACATCAACAAGTTCCAGCATCTCTTTAATTGAGATTTTTTTATTTATATACTCTACGCCATTAATCTTATTTTTAATAGGCTTCCCAGAAAACGCAATAAGTTTCGCTTTTAAATTTAGATTTTCAAAATAGGATCTTAACTTAGGTAAAGCATCAAATCGCTTACCTATTGAACTGATATTAAAAATGTCGTATACATAAGGTTTATGATCTTTCTGGGATGCTATAGGGAAATAAATGTAATTAGAAATGAATTTAAAACCGAAGCGCTTAGCATCTACAGGTTCAAACGAGAAAACCTCATCAAAGGCGTGCTGTACTTTTTCCATTCTAGGGTACCTAGAAAAACTGTCATTAAAAAAACCAATAAGTTTATCGCAATACTTTTCCCGTATAATACCTATGGTTTTAATAGATAAATTATCGCCTTTTATAACTAAAATTTGATCTTGCTTTCCTAATAACTCAAAACGCTTTAATAAATGATTGTTTAAATGAACCCTTTTAAAATTATAATCAAAAAAGGTTTTCATTATAAAGTTTAATGATTTATGAAATTTGCTAGGGTATTTATACTTAAAAGCATCGAAATTTATATGATAAACTTCAACGCCTTGTCGCCTTAATTCTTCTTCAATAAAGCTATTAAATCCCCAATTATCTAAACTTATAATAGTAACTTTCATAACCGCTATTTACCAACTTTAAGGTGTTTTTTTAATTTAATTTTAAACATTTTAAACCGGTAGTTTTTTCTATGTGAAATCAAATAAAACCAAGGATTACCAGTGCGTACATCGCCTGAAATATAATTAAAGTTAGTAAAGTTTAGTTTCCATGCCACATAATTAAAACTTAATTGATCGCGTTTACTGCCATTTAAAACTATATCCCACCAAGCTTCCATGAGTTTAATTATTTCGGAATCAAAATGTTTTCTAACCAAAACACATCCCGAAATTAAACCAAAGTTTTCGGGATAGCCTTCATTTTTCAATTTTTCAATTTGAAATTTCATGACTTCAGGGTCGTCTTTAAATTCACCTGTATTTTTTCCTTTTTTTAAAATAGCTTGATATTCTTGATAAATGCAATCGCGCTTATCGGCATAATTCTGATTGTGATCAAAAAAAGCCATTTTAGCGGTTTTTAATTGGGCTTCAACTAAAGGCCTAATATCCTTTAAAATCCAAATATTAGCATCAATATAAATACTAACATCGTATGTTTTAGAAAGACACTTGTGGGGTAAAAGTTTATAATATCTATTACTTCTTGTATTATCGTTTGGCACGAGTGCTTTAACCTTTTTTATGGTCCAATATCTAGAAGAAATATCCTGATCTGTAAAACAAACTAGATCCACGCCTTCTATATTTTGCTGAGGAATCAGTCCGCTATAATTACCAAATATTGCTGTATAAACAATAATACGACCTTTCATTACTATCACTTTTAGAAGCTGCAAAGGTACATGAAATCTTATAACTGCCTTGGAATTTATGACTATTTTACCATTCTAAATCCGTTACATAGTGTTACATTCGTACCTTTAACAGCTCACTAACCAAGACCCAAATCGTTCCATGAGTATTAAAAACTTCATCATTAGAAACCTCACTTCCATTAGCCGTGCGAAAAATAAAAGGCAAACTTTAAAGACTATCATAAAAGCTGAAACACGCCATGAAAACTGGATCAATATTCATAGAATTGACCCCAATAACATTGGAGATTATTATTGTGCTCCTCATTTATATTTCGATGAGTTAAAGGGTAAATCGCTAGATATTTTTGATTACAAAAGTAACCATCCCGAAATTCGAGAAAATTTTGTACAATCAGTCTCCAACAATGCTTTAATTATAGGAGGTGGCGGATTACTAAATCGTAACAGCTTTAGTATGCAATTAAAAACTTTTGAAAAACTAGCCAAATCTGGAAAAAAAACAGTGTTATGGGGTGTGGGGCATAACAGCAATAACAAGTCTAATTTTGGAAAGAATATATTCTATAATATAGACACAGCGGCCTTTGGGGTGGTTGGCGTTAGGGATTATAATAGAATCGAATCTTACGTGCCCTGTGTTAGTTGTTTACATCCTATTTTTGATAAAAAATACACAAACACCCAGGAGGTTGGATTAATATTTCATAAAAAAACCCTGAAAGACAAATCGCTTGTAAAGCAATTATCGCACTACCCTTACACCTCCAATACCAAAGATTTAGAAAGCTTAGTGTCTTTCATTGGAAAGTCTGAAACCGTAGTAACCGATAGCTACCACGCTATGTATTGGGCTATGCTTCTGGAAAAAAAGGTCATTGCCATTCCTAATTCTACAAAATTTTTTGATTTTAAATACCAACCTGGGTTTTCAACATTTAGCGATTTTGAATCGCAGCTCAAAAAAACACAAGTTTATACTGGAGTTCTTGAAGAGTGTAGAACTTTAAATTTAAATTTTTCCGAACGTGTTTTTAATTATTTAAACGTTTAGCCTGAATACCTAGCACGGTTTCAATCCAACCATTTAGGGTGTATTTATATAAAATTTGTGTTGGAATTTCTTGATAAGGGGTCTCAAAAAAACTACGAGGAATCTCAATATTTTTAAGGTCTAAAACAAAAATGTTGTTGGGATTATAAAAATCATAATTTACAATATCGGCATTAGTAGTAATTAATTTTTTATGATAACCTAAAGCTTCAAACACTCTAAAACTTAAACCTTTTTGGTCATTTTTTTGAATGTCTAAAACAATAGTTGCTTGTAAAATATTTGTCTTAACATCATTTAACGACATAAACCCCGAAAATATGGTTACTAAAGGATGTGGTTTTGCGTTTTTCTTACTAATCAGAATAGAATAATCTATGTCTTCAGATTTAAAATAATCGGCAACATGAACTAAATCTTGAAAACGCTCATCAAAAGAAGTTACATTAAACACCTTTGGTCTTTCAACAATAGGAACGTATTCCTGGAAATCATAAATATAATTGGTTATAAAGTTTAAATCATAAACCTTAACATCCTGTTTCTCATAACTAAACACTTTATCAAAAAGCGAAATTAAATCTATTTGCACTGGTACTTTGGTTGTACTATCGTAATAAAAGGCATTGAGTTCTTTTGTATATGCCCGCATTTTAATAATATCTTTTACACTCAAACGATCGGGACGAATAATTAATATGACATCTTGTTTTGGAATACTATTTAGTTTAGCCATTAAACAATTAGACTTATAATCTTTCTTAATATTTGTTTTAAAAACAATTTTATTAACGAAATTTTTCAATTTATCGAAAATCGATTTGTATTTATATTTAAATGACAAGTAATCAATATAAGTAACATCTACATTCGAATTTGTTCTTAAATTTTCTATCAAATAATCCACATAACCCAGTGGACTTGTTGAAATAATAGTAATTTTTTTAACGAGTTTCATTAAGATAAGACTTTTACTAGTTGTTTATGTATGGTTTTTAGCGAATAGGGCGCTATAAAATGTTCGGATTGTTGCTTAACATTAGTCCACAATTCTTCATTGCTTACCATATTTATAATGCATGAAGCGATGTTTTCGGCAGAATTACCAACCATTTTGGATTCAAAGGGTGAAAAATCAAATCCTTCGGCACCTATTTCGGTAGTTACCACAGGTAACCCAAACTCAAAACTCTGTCCTATTTTCCCTTTTACTCCTGCTCCAAATCGTAAGGGAGCAACAAACAATTTAGCAGAATTAAAGTATTTTGAAACATCTTCAACAAAACCTAGTACTTTAAAATATTCATCATTTAAATCTAATATGTCTTGAGGCGGACGCCCACCAATGATATTAATTTTTAAATCAGGTATTTCGCTCCAAACTAAAGGCATTATTTCCTTCTTTAACCATAAAACGGCATCGGTATTTGGCTTATGAGCAAAACCTCCAACAAAAAGCAGGTCGCTACGTTTGTTAAATGGAATACCCTCTTCCTCATGTTTTAAAAAATCATGAACATTACCCA
This genomic interval from Tamlana carrageenivorans contains the following:
- a CDS encoding glycosyltransferase family 2 protein: MIKLSALLITYNEVKHINDVVKNISFADEIIVVDSFSTDGTFKKLSALPNVTTIQRKFKNFADQRNFALQQATNDWVLFIDADERIPKKLKTEILQTINHPNDVAAFMVKRLFFFKNKRIRFSGFQTDTTYRLFKKDKVKYIEDKIVHEMPHIVGKSGLLKNTMLHYCFDSTAHYKSKMQHYANLKALELYNKGNKPNFYHFYIRPCFKFIMNYVLRLGFLDGKEGLNICYLSAYGVYYRYQELKKLID
- a CDS encoding 2,3,4,5-tetrahydropyridine-2,6-dicarboxylate N-succinyltransferase, translating into MTELQQIIENAWNDRALLSEENTITSIRKVVDLIDQGELRVAEPVENGWQVNEWVKKAVVLYFPIQKMETIECGPLEFHDKIPLKTGYKEKGIRVVPHAVARHGAYISSGTILMPSYVNIGAYVDEGTMVDTWATVGSCAQIGKNVHLSGGVGIGGVLEPLQAAPVIIEDNVFVGSRCIVVEGVRVEKEAVLGANVVLTMSTKIIDVTGDEPIEMKGRVPARSVVIPGSYTKKFAAGEYQVPCALIIGKRKESTDKKTSLNDALRENDVAV
- the def gene encoding peptide deformylase yields the protein MILPIVAYGDPVLKKKATDIANDYPNLQDLLANMFETMYNAYGVGLAAPQIGLPIRLFVIDTTPFSEDEDLTEAEQNALNGFKRVFINAKIVEESGDEWAFNEGCLSIPDVREDVFRKPNIIIEYLDENFQPQKESFDGLVARVIQHEYDHIEGVLFTDKLSSLKKKLIKGRLTNISKGKINVDYRMRFPDQKKKR
- a CDS encoding lipopolysaccharide kinase InaA family protein translates to MNYMINKLFQPFETKLTNYIINFDNLGEDYGNQDRNSLKLFQLEGQTLNVKSFRIPNIINQIAYRFFRKSKAQRSFEYAIKLKELGVGTPMPIAYYEFKTPFLFKKSFYISEQLDYDFTYRALTTNYNIPNYEAILRAFTRFTFQLHEKGIHFLDHSPGNTLIQLNSDDYKFYIVDLNRMDFKELDFETRIKNFSRLSTQKYMVEIMSDEYAKCLGENYDKVFKLMWRDTEAFQEKYHKRRRLKNKLKFWK
- a CDS encoding glycosyltransferase family 9 protein, with amino-acid sequence MKILVIQQKMIGDVLASSILFEALRQKYPQAQLHYIINEHTYPVVENNPFIDRCIFFTKTEENSKKALFKFVKNIQSQHYDIVIDVYSKFSSNLITLFSRSKIKISQYKSYSAYLYTHPFKNKKTANTNAGLAIENRLQLLEPISKELSKTLIKPKIYLTPIEIETSKQNLLKANINLEKPLFMISVLGSDMTKTYPLLHMAKLIDAIMLKTQGQILFNYIPKQHTAAKAIFNFCKAETKPYIYFNVFGKSLREFLAITKHCTALIGNEGGAVNMAKALEIPTFTIFSPWIKKESWSMFENNSTNVSIHLKDVKPELFEEKSTKTLKADALNLYENFSPDLIIPELNNYLEQF
- the ruvX gene encoding Holliday junction resolvase RuvX; translated protein: MARILALDYGSKRTGIAITDVLQIIASGLTTVPTKELLPFLQDYLKKEDVELILVGEPKQMDNTASESEAYIVPFLKKLEKAFPNMPIKRVDERFTSKMAFQTMIDSGLKKKQRRNKALIDEISATIILQDYLHSK
- a CDS encoding glycosyltransferase domain-containing protein, producing MKGRIIVYTAIFGNYSGLIPQQNIEGVDLVCFTDQDISSRYWTIKKVKALVPNDNTRSNRYYKLLPHKCLSKTYDVSIYIDANIWILKDIRPLVEAQLKTAKMAFFDHNQNYADKRDCIYQEYQAILKKGKNTGEFKDDPEVMKFQIEKLKNEGYPENFGLISGCVLVRKHFDSEIIKLMEAWWDIVLNGSKRDQLSFNYVAWKLNFTNFNYISGDVRTGNPWFYLISHRKNYRFKMFKIKLKKHLKVGK
- a CDS encoding glycosyltransferase family 2 protein encodes the protein MKKPNISIIISTYNSESWLEKILWSYEAQNYKDFEIVIADDGSKQPTFDLLERIKAEVSFPIIHVWHEDEGFQKSRILNKAILACTTDYILMSDGDCMARADFVQVHMDYREDGFFLSGGYFMLPMTISEVITKENILSQDCFKVEWLKSKGLKGSFKNNKLTASGFRSKLLNAMTPTNASWNGHNASGWKKDIMAVNGFDERMQYGGQDRELGERLFNLGVKSKQIRYSAICLHLDHPRGYKNQESIDKNLAIRATTKKENKTWTDFGIKKTN
- a CDS encoding polysaccharide pyruvyl transferase family protein, whose translation is MSIKNFIIRNLTSISRAKNKRQTLKTIIKAETRHENWINIHRIDPNNIGDYYCAPHLYFDELKGKSLDIFDYKSNHPEIRENFVQSVSNNALIIGGGGLLNRNSFSMQLKTFEKLAKSGKKTVLWGVGHNSNNKSNFGKNIFYNIDTAAFGVVGVRDYNRIESYVPCVSCLHPIFDKKYTNTQEVGLIFHKKTLKDKSLVKQLSHYPYTSNTKDLESLVSFIGKSETVVTDSYHAMYWAMLLEKKVIAIPNSTKFFDFKYQPGFSTFSDFESQLKKTQVYTGVLEECRTLNLNFSERVFNYLNV